The Nitrospirae bacterium YQR-1 genomic interval CACTTGCATCAGGAATTCGACACATTTTTCCCCTACGAGCCGACCCCTGACCAACTAAGCGCAACGGCGGAAATCAAGTGTGACATGGAATCGGACAAACCCATGGACAGGCTCCTTTGCGGTGATGTCGGATATGGTAAGACTGAGGTAGCCATGCGGGCGGCGTTTAAGGCCGTTTTCGACGGCAAACAGGTTGCCGTCCTGGTTCCCACTACTATACTTTGTGAGCAGCACTACATGACGTTTAAAGAAAGATTCTCGCCATTTCCGGTAAGTATAGACTATGTCAGCAGGTTTAAGAATAAATCTCAGACGGAGGGCACGCTGCTGATGGTGTCAAAGGGTGAGGTTGATATTATTATAGGCACACAGGCGCTGCTTGCCAAAAAGGTGAATATCCCAAACCTGGCGCTTCTGATTATAGATGAAGAACACCGCTTCGGTGTGGCACAGAAAGAGAAAATAAAAGAGCTGAAAAGAGGTGTCCACTGTCTGACACTCAGTGCAACACCGATACCCAGAACCCTTCAGATGTCACTCTCCGGCATATGGACAATGAGCACGATTGAGACGCCACCGGAGGAAAGACAGGCCGTGCGGACTTTCGTGCTGAATTTTGACAAAAATATAATAAAAGAGGCCATCGGACGGGAACTTCACAGAAACGGACAGGTGTTTTTTGTTCACAACAGGATTGCCGATATTGACAAGTATGCCGTTATGATTAAGTCATTTTTTCCGGATAAAACCGTGGCTGTGGCACATGGGCAGATGAAAGAACATGAGCTTGAGGACAGGATGCTTAAGTTTATGAAAAAAGAGACTGATGTGCTTGTGTCCACCTCAATAATCGGCTCGGGGATAGACGTGCCCTCAGCTAATACGATAATAGTAAACCGGGCGGATATGATGGGACTTGCGGACCTTTACCAGTTACGGGGCCGGGTGGGAAGGTCTAACGTCAGAGCCTATGCGTACCTTATCACCCCCGGAGAGGATGCTATGACAGGGGATGCGAAGAAGCGTCTTACGGCTATAGCGGAGTTGAGTTACCTTGGAGCGGGGCTTAGGCTTGCCATGAGAGATATGGAAATCCGCGGGGCTGGAAATCTGCTGGGGCCGCAGCAGTCGGGGCACATATATGCGTTAGGATTTGATACCTACATGGAGCTGCTTGAGGAGGAGGTGGCAAAGCAACGGGGAACACCTATAAAGCGGGAGTTTGACCCCACCGTGGACTTACGCATACAGGCACTGATACCGGAGGACTACATTGAGGATGTCGGCCTGCGGCTTAATTTTTACCGAAGGGTTGCTACCGTAAAAGATGAGGATGCGCTGCATGAACTTAAGGATGAAATGAGAGACCGCTTTGGAACCATTCCTGATACGGTTGACAATCTCCTTGGAGTTGTAAGGGTAAAACTTCTTTGTAAAACCCTTAAGCTGGAAACAGTTAAACGTTTTGGCCAAAAAATAGTGGTAACCGCAGCAGAGGACGCCGGCTTAGATGTTGAGCACTTGCTTACTCTCAGGAAAGTATCAGGAAATAATATAAAAATTCTTAGCAACGGTTTTGAATTTTCCCCCGCCAATTTCAAAAAAGACCTTATAATTAATGAACTGGCCGGAGTGTTCAGAAAACTTATAGAAAAAACCCCTATTAGCTGATACCAAGCAGCCCGGCATTGTAAAAATGGGGTCAAGGGGGCTGCGCTCCCTTGCAGGAAGGAGTTATACCCTGTAGCAATTAACCTCCTGTGTTCTGAACTAAATAAAATGACAGACCGCTGCTCCAATTGCTCAAGCCTGCATTATTATAAGCTGCCAGATACCAAGCATATCTTGTCCAATATGCAAGACTCGTTGATGGTGTATATTCACAAGAGGCATTAAGCTCACAACCAGCATCAGATGGTGTAATTACTTCATTTATTACTATATTATTTGCTGAATCGACAACGTATAAATAATAATTAGTCGCATTAGATACACTATCCCATTTATATGTCGGGGTTTTTGAATATGCGTAATCAACTGGTGATATCAAAACAGGTTGAGCCGGCAATGTCGGCGGTGAATCTGATAATAACTCCAATGTATAAAACTTATAAGCATCATTCCAATAGCCGTATGTCGAATTATAGTGGCTGCAATTATAATTCATATTCATGGAAATACTAAAAAGTCCATTAGGGCGTATTGTAGATGAACCCCAGCTGTTAAGGACAGTCCAGTATTGATTCTCCGGCTTGCCGTCTTCATCGTTAAACCCTGTGATAGCAGTTACATGACAATCACCGGTCGGTGTCCATAGTTTACCACAGTGTTCGTCATTGTTCCATGCAACGGTCTCGTTGTCATTTAACCAAAAGATATCGAACTTTTCCCATACTGACGAATCCGGGAAACAGTATAAAAACAGGACGGCTTTTTTTTGCAATAAGGCATTTTTAATGTTCTCTATAGCAATCGATCTTAGCCCGTATGTGTTTTGAGCTAAATTAGAATTTGCACCCAATGCATCCTGTGTAGTCGGGATAGCGGTATAATACATGTCTATCAATGAGTATGATGTATCTGTCGATATGCTGCTGCATGAGGCTGAGCTTGAGGGGCACATATTGTTATCACATTGACGGGTTGAATCCACATATGAACCGTTTGTTGCCGACCATGGAATAAACTTACCTGCTGCATTGTAAAAGATGACAAAATCGCCGGGATAACCTCCGCAACATGCACACACACCGGTTTTACATGAATTAATATATTGAATAGATAATCTGTCTTTAATCTGGTTTTGCACATTTAAAGCAACCTCTGCTACTGCAGTCGGCCCCCATACAAAACAATTCCCACAATCACCCTCGTCACGCTCAGAAGGAGTATATTGCAGATAATGTAATAAACTGACTTTATTGCCGCTTACACTCTGCCTTGTTTTTTGCTGCAATTTGTCGTAAGTATAATTGTAAGCAGGCATTTTTTTAAATTCATCATGGAGCTGCTTCAGCTGATGGTCGTTATAATGTTTTCCGGTGTGATTGTCGGCTGCGTAGATATTTAAATCTCCAAAAATCATAATTTTGAATATAATGAAAAAAGCCCAAAAGAAAGAAATCGAAATAAATTTCAGTAAAACCCTCTTTTTATCAGATAAATTTATACATCCACTTTTCATATCATGCCCCCTGTTTAAGTTATAACTGCTATAAAACAAAAAACATTTGCGGAGCTTGGCAACGGAACAAGTGCTCTTGACGTTTTAGCGACAGCAGTGTGTATAACTCTGAGTCAACCTTCCTGTTAAAATACCGGCATACTACATTCTACAGCATAGTGGAACCGGCTCCACAAGTTATTTACCATCAAATCTATATGTCAGGAGCTTAAACTATTACAAATCCTCCCTCTGTCCCGGGAATTGAATTTTAAAAGCTCTTCCTTAAGGTTGCCGTTGGAAATGAATTTCCGTACCCATCGTCAAACTGATTACCGCCGGCTATTTTTTCAAGGTGTTTTTCACTTAATTCGGTGCTCTTGAGGGTGATTTGCTTAAGCTCCGCCTCTGTAAAATCAAATCCGGCTTCTTTAATTATTTTGTTACGCACTTCTTTGTCTTTAACGGCTTCCACCTTGTTCCTAAACTCCATATCACTACTTAGTTTTTCAATGTATTTAATTGCACTTTCCACCGACATTCAAGACCTCCTTATTTTAAGGACAGTAGTCAACTTCAAACCTCATAATAATATAAATTATTAGTCAATTAAAGTCAATTAAACGTTTGTAAAAGGAGCTTTCAACGATGCCGGCAAAGTTAATCGAATGAATGCAGCCTGGTATTAACGCTAATTTTTCCATAAATCATTGATTTTAGGTATATCGGGAGAGGGTATATCTGCAAGCCCCACTGGTTTAAGATACCGGTCTGGATTTGCAAAGACTTCTTTCAGGTCAATTTTAATAATGCTGCCGACATTTTGGTAGGTGTCAAGATACCAGATACCGTTTTTAAGATCCTTGACTACCCTCCATAGTGTGTAGTCCTGTGCGTAATTTCCATCGTTCATCTTTTCCCTTACCGAACCAAAGGGGATGTCAACGTTGTTTAGTATATGTATAACAGAGCGAACACCCTCCATTGCCGTATCCGGTTGTTTGGCATGCAATAGGAGGTATGCAGCCTTTACAAAACGTGAAGGGGGGGTATAATCACCTGGTACTCCAATCATACCTGAGCCCTGTCCGAAAGGCTTAAGGTTAATACCGTTAAATGTCCTGACAACATTGTCAGGTGATAAATTGACATAGTTCTTAAGGTTCTCGGTCATCCATATGTAATCAGGGCTGTTTGTCATAACCTTTATGTTATTATCATAGATATGTAGTTTTTTCTTTATATATTCGATTATTATGCTCTTTCCGCCTTTATCGTGGACTACAAAATGAAATTGTGGAATCTGGTTTGACATCAACACATTTGGTTTACCCCACACCGTCATCAGTGGTAATTGCTGCTTTATCTCATCTACGCTGCCAAAATTACCAAGTATCCATGTGCCGAAATCATCCGTAGCTATTACATTTTTATCGTTTGGTTTAACATCCTGATACTGGGCATATCCAGGGAAATTTAGCATCTCCAATGAAAGCCCTGCACTGTTTTGCCCATCGGATACATTGGTTGAAGTTTTATTGCCGACAAACCCGAAATAGGCATACTTAGAAGTCCAGCTTGCACCGGCGGAACCATCCGGCCTGACGCTTGTAATCTTATTACCCACAGGCCAAAGCCGTAAAGCATAATCGAATTGATTATATATATAAGATGAACCATCTGCGCTCTCCTTTAAAAATCCTTCCCATTCCAGAGTTCTTCCCACAACAACTGAACCATCCTTTGCAATCAATTGAATATCTGTGCAAGTAAAAGCAAATCGGGGAATCAAAAGTAAAACAATTATAACAACAGCAGATAACATGCCTTTCATACTCTGCTCCTCATACCAAGTTGCATTCATTCGATTAACTTTGTTGGCTTCGTCGAAAGCTCCTTGACGTCTCCCCAAAGGGGAATCCCCTGTAAGGGGAGGTGTCGCTTTCACCTTGCCGCCTCGTTACTCTTTTGACTGCAATCTGGTATCATTTTAACTCATGGTATCTCATTAGACTCCGGTTATCAATTTACGCTCCCATGAGTGTATAACGCTGATGGAATCGCACATTGTCCTAAAACTCTTCTCAGATTTTAACATGGCTTAGGTGTAATGTCAATAGTTGATACCGGCCCCGAAATCCGATACATAGATATGAAAAACGGGTAAAATGCTTAATGCCAAAGGAGAAAGAGCCATCGAATTACTTCATATTTCCATTGATACCATATAGCCGTCTGACGGCGGCAATAAGAATGTCACGGTCCTCGTCATCACTTTTTAGGGCAACGGTTGGGGGGTGAAT includes:
- the mfd gene encoding transcription-repair coupling factor, which encodes MSVKDLIEKSLGHLTKPLPQRIYNLKGSLLPLLLCLVDKSFMAITETEDEAVSVFNGYEYFSKLMGKRPAIYFPESIDAETAGRQIEILLNAENDSSFILTLTSFTAQVTGRAAITGQAIELRAGEEFPREYLNETLTAMGYKKVSMVVDEGEFSLRNYIFDIYPPGRKNPVRVEFFGDEIDSIRAFDVNTQKTIEKLHGESILPLSQGGGTEYLFESFDIKHLFFINDSKAKAMEFIADFKNAPPSTVLSGLAIDTEGVDAGALQLNGMGILTEERKSISELPAAIALVSKAAQVMLVSKTAAQSERIRELFAEVSMSIPLVSERRAFAEYDGNIFVVTGTLNEGFYLDGLLVLTETELFGEVRRPKKYRKAAKGELLRSVDDLKPGDYIVHNEHGIGLFEGLRLESAEDFTYDMLAIQYADGARLYVPVYGIGLVKKYHASEGVVPRIDKLGGKTWAAVKRKVRKNIEELAQKLIAHYAQREITPAFAVSADAHLHQEFDTFFPYEPTPDQLSATAEIKCDMESDKPMDRLLCGDVGYGKTEVAMRAAFKAVFDGKQVAVLVPTTILCEQHYMTFKERFSPFPVSIDYVSRFKNKSQTEGTLLMVSKGEVDIIIGTQALLAKKVNIPNLALLIIDEEHRFGVAQKEKIKELKRGVHCLTLSATPIPRTLQMSLSGIWTMSTIETPPEERQAVRTFVLNFDKNIIKEAIGRELHRNGQVFFVHNRIADIDKYAVMIKSFFPDKTVAVAHGQMKEHELEDRMLKFMKKETDVLVSTSIIGSGIDVPSANTIIVNRADMMGLADLYQLRGRVGRSNVRAYAYLITPGEDAMTGDAKKRLTAIAELSYLGAGLRLAMRDMEIRGAGNLLGPQQSGHIYALGFDTYMELLEEEVAKQRGTPIKREFDPTVDLRIQALIPEDYIEDVGLRLNFYRRVATVKDEDALHELKDEMRDRFGTIPDTVDNLLGVVRVKLLCKTLKLETVKRFGQKIVVTAAEDAGLDVEHLLTLRKVSGNNIKILSNGFEFSPANFKKDLIINELAGVFRKLIEKTPIS
- a CDS encoding Nif11-like leader peptide family RiPP precursor, whose product is MSVESAIKYIEKLSSDMEFRNKVEAVKDKEVRNKIIKEAGFDFTEAELKQITLKSTELSEKHLEKIAGGNQFDDGYGNSFPTATLRKSF
- a CDS encoding choloylglycine hydrolase family protein, with the translated sequence MKGMLSAVVIIVLLLIPRFAFTCTDIQLIAKDGSVVVGRTLEWEGFLKESADGSSYIYNQFDYALRLWPVGNKITSVRPDGSAGASWTSKYAYFGFVGNKTSTNVSDGQNSAGLSLEMLNFPGYAQYQDVKPNDKNVIATDDFGTWILGNFGSVDEIKQQLPLMTVWGKPNVLMSNQIPQFHFVVHDKGGKSIIIEYIKKKLHIYDNNIKVMTNSPDYIWMTENLKNYVNLSPDNVVRTFNGINLKPFGQGSGMIGVPGDYTPPSRFVKAAYLLLHAKQPDTAMEGVRSVIHILNNVDIPFGSVREKMNDGNYAQDYTLWRVVKDLKNGIWYLDTYQNVGSIIKIDLKEVFANPDRYLKPVGLADIPSPDIPKINDLWKN